A DNA window from Haloactinospora alba contains the following coding sequences:
- a CDS encoding ABC transporter permease — MTGLADRTETTETARPRQAAVPPGRFELAPIAAVLAREWALYRRSWQPTTFAALVEPLIFLLAFGFGLGSLVGAVAGYTYIEFIGTGIVAMSVLFTSMFPGLIDTYVRRVFQHTYDGMLATPVDLRELVTAEASWIALKAGVYGCAPLLVAMAFGLPPAPTMLFVPLIACLTGFGFALAGIWMSALVPSIKTMDYIISGLITPLFLIAGTFFPVDTLPAWAQVLAKVNPLYHCVELVRDAAFGMEPAADLGHVAVLLVFVAVMWCLAVFQMRRRLID, encoded by the coding sequence TTGACCGGGCTTGCTGACCGAACGGAGACGACCGAGACCGCCCGCCCCCGGCAGGCCGCCGTGCCGCCGGGGCGGTTCGAACTCGCTCCCATCGCCGCCGTGCTCGCCCGGGAGTGGGCGCTGTACCGGCGCAGCTGGCAACCGACCACCTTCGCCGCCCTCGTCGAACCGCTCATCTTCCTGCTGGCGTTCGGGTTCGGGCTGGGGTCCCTGGTCGGGGCGGTCGCGGGCTACACCTACATCGAGTTCATCGGTACCGGCATCGTGGCCATGTCGGTGCTGTTCACCTCCATGTTCCCGGGGCTGATCGACACGTACGTACGGCGGGTGTTCCAGCACACCTACGACGGGATGCTGGCGACCCCGGTGGACCTGCGCGAGCTCGTCACCGCGGAGGCGAGCTGGATCGCGCTGAAAGCCGGCGTGTACGGCTGCGCCCCGCTGCTGGTGGCCATGGCGTTCGGCCTGCCGCCCGCTCCCACCATGCTGTTCGTGCCGCTCATCGCCTGTCTCACCGGGTTCGGGTTCGCGCTGGCGGGGATCTGGATGTCGGCGCTGGTGCCGTCCATCAAGACGATGGACTACATCATCTCCGGCCTGATCACGCCGCTGTTCCTGATCGCGGGGACGTTCTTCCCGGTGGACACCCTGCCGGCCTGGGCGCAGGTGCTGGCGAAGGTCAACCCGCTGTACCACTGTGTGGAGCTCGTCCGGGACGCCGCCTTCGGCATGGAGCCGGCCGCCGACCTCGGGCACGTCGCCGTGCTGCTGGTGTTCGTGGCCGTGATGTGGTGCCTGGCGGTGTTCCAGATGCGCCGCAGGCTCATCGACTGA
- a CDS encoding ABC transporter ATP-binding protein: MASSVTGAPDDPPALSLRDVVKRFGSLTAVDHLDLDVSAGMVLGLLGPNGAGKSTLMRMLTAQSRADSGSITVLGNPVPRAAKRARARMGVVPQNDNLDEELTVAENLQVFTHLYRVPRSHRAAAVDRALAIAHLSDRRHTRADKLSGGMRRRLLIARGLVHNPSLVLLDEPTVGLDPQVRQELWSLVSELRGDNVTVLMSTHYIEEAQRLSDEAALMAAGRVVTRGTPEELIADYAGTTVEEFHTGHSGADTTERLAREAGMTTRRTGATLSVLRAETMPESLRDTLGRGHTRPSNLEDVFVTLTGERVD, encoded by the coding sequence ATGGCTTCATCTGTCACAGGCGCGCCCGATGACCCGCCGGCGCTGTCCCTGCGCGACGTGGTGAAACGGTTCGGCTCCCTCACCGCGGTCGACCACCTCGACCTGGACGTGTCCGCCGGCATGGTCCTGGGACTCCTCGGCCCCAACGGCGCGGGAAAGTCCACCCTCATGCGGATGCTCACCGCGCAGAGCCGTGCCGACTCCGGGAGCATCACCGTGCTCGGCAACCCCGTTCCCCGCGCGGCCAAGCGCGCCCGTGCCCGGATGGGAGTGGTACCCCAGAACGACAACCTCGACGAGGAGCTCACCGTCGCCGAGAACCTGCAGGTGTTCACCCACCTGTACCGGGTTCCGCGTTCCCACCGCGCGGCGGCCGTCGACCGCGCGCTGGCCATCGCCCACCTCTCCGACCGTCGCCACACCCGCGCGGACAAGCTGTCCGGCGGGATGCGCCGCCGCCTGCTCATCGCCCGCGGCCTGGTGCACAACCCCAGCCTCGTGCTGCTGGACGAGCCCACGGTGGGGCTGGACCCGCAGGTCCGCCAGGAGCTGTGGAGCCTCGTCAGCGAGCTCCGCGGCGACAACGTCACCGTGCTGATGTCCACCCACTACATCGAGGAGGCCCAACGGCTCTCCGACGAGGCCGCGCTCATGGCCGCCGGGAGGGTCGTCACCCGCGGTACCCCGGAGGAACTGATCGCCGACTACGCGGGAACCACCGTGGAGGAGTTCCACACCGGCCACTCCGGTGCGGACACGACCGAACGCCTCGCGCGGGAGGCGGGGATGACGACCCGGCGCACCGGGGCGACACTGTCGGTGCTGCGTGCCGAGACCATGCCGGAGTCGCTGCGCGACACCCTGGGGCGGGGCCACACCCGCCCCAGCAACCTTGAGGACGTATTCGTGACACTGACCGGGGAGCGTGTCGATTGA
- a CDS encoding DUF1707 SHOCT-like domain-containing protein produces the protein MSEPVPPARMRASHADRERVVATLREAAVDGRLEMSEFVERCERVYEARTLGELPEFTRDLVEEDAQPVQVREAPVAALGTTVTRSGRWVVRPEEYVLALFGTAELDLRDALLAREHVRMTATSVFGRIRVHVPEGVEVRVRGWSFLGQRGVSGRRGRPRDGPVLELRGFCVLGSLLVRTPKRRWWLPWRGRRALE, from the coding sequence GTGAGCGAACCTGTCCCTCCCGCGCGGATGCGGGCCTCGCACGCCGACCGGGAACGTGTCGTGGCGACGCTGCGTGAGGCGGCCGTGGACGGCCGGCTGGAGATGTCCGAATTCGTCGAGCGGTGCGAACGCGTCTACGAGGCCCGGACGTTGGGGGAACTGCCGGAGTTCACCCGGGACCTGGTGGAGGAGGACGCGCAACCGGTCCAGGTGCGCGAGGCTCCGGTGGCGGCGCTGGGCACCACGGTCACGCGTTCGGGCCGGTGGGTGGTGCGGCCCGAGGAGTACGTCCTGGCGCTGTTCGGCACGGCGGAGCTGGATCTGCGGGACGCGCTGCTGGCGCGCGAGCACGTCCGGATGACCGCGACCAGCGTGTTCGGCCGGATCCGCGTCCACGTCCCCGAGGGGGTGGAGGTGCGGGTCCGCGGTTGGTCGTTCCTCGGGCAGCGCGGCGTCTCCGGCCGGCGCGGACGGCCGCGCGACGGCCCGGTCCTGGAGCTGCGGGGGTTCTGCGTACTGGGTTCGCTTCTGGTGCGCACCCCGAAACGGCGGTGGTGGCTGCCGTGGCGCGGGCGGCGGGCGCTGGAGTGA
- a CDS encoding class II fumarate hydratase — protein sequence MSEFRVEHDSMGEVQVPAEAKWRAQTQRAVQNFPISGQGLENAHIAALGQIKAAAAAVNAELGVIPADMGEAIRGAALEVAEGSWDGEFPVDVFQTGSGTSSNMNTNEVVATLATEKLGQSVHPNDHVNASQSSNDVFPSSIHIAAVSLLVNELIPALEHLEGELTRKSVEFGSVVKSGRTHLMDATPVTLGQEFAGYAAQVRQGVDRVRASLPRVSELPLGGTAVGTGVNTPEGFAGRVISEISRNTGLPLSEADDHFAAQGARDGLVELSGQLRAIATSYAKIANDIRWMGSGPRTGLAEIALPDLQPGSSIMPGKVNPVLCEAMLQVSSQVVGNDAAVAFGGSSGNFELNVQLPVIGRNVLESVRLLSNVSRVFADRCVAGITANEEQCREYAESSPSIVTPLNRYIGYEEAAKVAKQALAERTTIRQVVHDRGYISAGYLTEKQLDEALDVLTMTNSR from the coding sequence ATGAGTGAGTTTCGCGTCGAGCACGACTCGATGGGTGAGGTCCAGGTGCCCGCTGAGGCCAAGTGGCGGGCGCAGACCCAACGCGCGGTGCAGAACTTCCCGATCTCCGGGCAGGGGCTGGAGAACGCCCACATCGCCGCGCTGGGACAGATCAAGGCCGCGGCCGCCGCTGTCAACGCCGAGCTGGGAGTGATCCCGGCCGACATGGGCGAGGCGATCCGGGGCGCCGCCCTGGAGGTGGCCGAGGGTTCCTGGGACGGTGAGTTCCCCGTCGACGTGTTCCAGACCGGCTCGGGCACATCCAGCAACATGAACACGAACGAGGTCGTGGCGACGCTGGCGACGGAGAAGCTCGGCCAGTCGGTGCACCCGAACGACCACGTGAACGCGTCGCAGTCCTCCAACGACGTGTTCCCCTCCTCCATCCACATCGCCGCCGTCTCGTTGCTGGTCAACGAGCTGATTCCGGCGTTGGAGCACCTGGAGGGGGAACTGACGCGCAAGTCGGTGGAGTTCGGCAGCGTCGTGAAGAGCGGCCGCACCCACCTGATGGACGCCACACCGGTGACGCTGGGCCAGGAGTTCGCCGGTTACGCCGCCCAGGTGCGCCAGGGTGTCGACCGGGTGCGGGCGAGCCTGCCGCGCGTGTCCGAACTGCCGCTGGGCGGCACCGCCGTCGGCACGGGAGTGAACACCCCGGAGGGGTTCGCCGGGCGGGTGATCAGCGAGATCTCGCGCAACACCGGCCTGCCGCTCAGTGAGGCCGACGACCACTTCGCCGCCCAGGGCGCCCGGGACGGGCTGGTCGAGCTGTCCGGGCAGCTGCGCGCCATCGCCACGAGCTACGCGAAGATCGCCAACGACATCCGGTGGATGGGCTCCGGCCCGCGCACCGGGCTGGCCGAGATCGCCCTCCCGGACCTGCAGCCCGGATCCTCGATCATGCCCGGCAAGGTCAACCCGGTGCTGTGCGAGGCGATGCTGCAGGTGTCCTCCCAGGTGGTGGGCAACGACGCCGCCGTGGCGTTCGGCGGTTCCTCCGGGAACTTCGAACTGAACGTGCAGCTTCCGGTGATCGGCCGCAACGTGCTGGAGTCCGTCCGGCTACTGTCCAACGTCTCCCGCGTGTTCGCCGACCGCTGTGTGGCCGGGATCACCGCCAACGAGGAGCAGTGCCGCGAGTACGCGGAGTCCTCGCCCTCCATCGTCACCCCGCTCAACCGCTACATCGGCTACGAGGAGGCCGCCAAGGTCGCCAAGCAGGCGCTGGCCGAGCGCACCACCATCCGCCAGGTGGTGCACGACCGCGGTTACATCTCGGCGGGCTACCTCACGGAGAAGCAGCTCGACGAGGCCCTCGACGTGCTCACCATGACCAACTCGAGGTAG
- a CDS encoding serine/threonine-protein kinase: MTSSSDTRVVSGRYQLHRELGRGGMGIVWQAWDPELERDVAIKEVLVPEELSDEEREEMHSRTRREARSAARLTHPSIITIHDVFDFDGHPWIVMELVTGRALDRILKEDGPLPPERLSTVASALVGALSLAHSKGVIHRDIKPGNVMISQDDRVLLTDFGIATIDGETAITRTGSLIGSPEYMAPERLEQENSEAPSDMWSLGATLYAACEGQSPFKRETVTAAISAVLSAPVPQPQRAGALTPVLMGMLERDTNRRLGAARASQMLAAGTPTVGQAPPTGPTAAMGTPPGGSAPPGQPPGPYPGPYGPPPTGPTAAQPPQYAPPSGPQVPPTHQNGGAPPPNSGPQPSGGGSSRPTGRGGKRTLLVTAAAAAALLLLAGAGVVWFTTRPLDAEYQLLVSDEFSVEYPTDWRTEQNEDSDSSWRVSHNDSKEETYFYVSWYTPEDDTTDPERLLENETEPSAKKDYSQYTRERLETVDDQYYPDAWNVAEWSYEYVDKDEFDEHPERFVTRMQINPGGDEEEQYWIRWNLPREKRSDYQNIIEHTQHSLRPYVDGTM; the protein is encoded by the coding sequence ATGACGTCCAGTTCGGACACCCGCGTCGTTTCCGGCCGGTACCAGCTGCACCGTGAACTCGGCCGTGGCGGCATGGGGATCGTCTGGCAGGCGTGGGACCCGGAGCTGGAACGCGACGTCGCCATCAAAGAGGTCCTGGTCCCGGAGGAGCTCTCCGACGAGGAACGTGAGGAGATGCACTCCCGCACCCGGCGCGAGGCCCGTTCCGCCGCCCGGCTCACCCACCCGTCGATCATCACCATCCACGACGTGTTCGACTTCGACGGCCACCCGTGGATCGTGATGGAGCTGGTCACCGGACGCGCGCTGGACCGGATCCTCAAGGAGGACGGCCCGCTGCCGCCGGAGCGCCTCTCCACGGTGGCCTCGGCGCTGGTGGGGGCGTTGTCGCTCGCGCACTCCAAGGGCGTGATCCACCGGGACATCAAACCGGGCAACGTCATGATCTCCCAGGACGACCGGGTGCTCCTCACCGACTTCGGCATCGCCACCATCGACGGCGAGACCGCCATCACCCGCACCGGGTCGCTCATCGGCTCCCCCGAGTACATGGCGCCGGAGCGGCTGGAGCAGGAGAACTCCGAGGCCCCCTCGGACATGTGGAGCCTGGGCGCGACGCTGTACGCCGCCTGTGAGGGGCAGTCGCCGTTCAAACGCGAGACCGTCACGGCGGCGATCTCGGCGGTGCTGTCCGCGCCCGTGCCGCAGCCGCAGCGGGCCGGGGCCCTCACCCCGGTCCTGATGGGGATGCTGGAGCGCGACACCAACCGGCGGCTCGGGGCGGCGCGGGCCAGCCAGATGCTGGCGGCCGGCACCCCCACGGTCGGCCAGGCCCCGCCCACCGGCCCCACCGCCGCCATGGGCACCCCGCCGGGAGGGTCGGCACCGCCGGGGCAGCCGCCGGGCCCCTACCCGGGGCCGTACGGTCCGCCTCCCACCGGGCCGACCGCGGCGCAGCCACCGCAGTACGCCCCGCCGTCGGGACCGCAGGTGCCGCCCACCCACCAGAACGGCGGCGCCCCGCCGCCCAACAGCGGCCCGCAGCCCAGCGGCGGGGGCTCGTCCCGGCCCACCGGCCGGGGCGGGAAGCGCACACTCCTCGTCACCGCGGCCGCCGCCGCGGCGCTGCTGCTGCTCGCGGGCGCCGGGGTGGTGTGGTTCACGACCCGGCCGCTGGACGCGGAGTACCAGCTACTGGTCAGCGACGAGTTCTCGGTGGAGTACCCGACGGACTGGCGCACCGAGCAGAACGAGGACAGCGACAGCAGCTGGCGGGTGTCGCACAACGACAGCAAGGAGGAGACCTACTTCTACGTGTCGTGGTACACCCCGGAGGACGACACGACCGATCCGGAGCGTCTCCTGGAGAACGAGACCGAGCCCTCGGCCAAGAAGGACTACTCCCAGTACACACGCGAGCGGCTGGAGACGGTGGACGACCAGTACTACCCCGACGCGTGGAACGTCGCGGAGTGGTCCTACGAGTACGTCGACAAGGACGAGTTCGACGAGCACCCGGAGCGGTTCGTCACCCGCATGCAGATCAACCCGGGCGGGGACGAGGAGGAGCAGTACTGGATACGCTGGAACCTGCCGCGGGAGAAGCGCTCGGACTACCAGAACATCATCGAGCACACCCAGCACTCGCTGCGCCCCTACGTGGACGGGACGATGTAG
- a CDS encoding M50 family metallopeptidase, with protein MSRARMTAAVVLSPRPGAALGSTARALLTATAPVWLPAGALAAVSALLGWLLPTVLTVSLLLLLASVLVHEAGHVAALRVLAPATPAVFRVDATGAGVCRPPLADTRREVAVVLAGPLAPAVVWTLGTALGAAAGGVPAAAVVWTGIVALGHPVSLLFPVGDTRTLLRALTR; from the coding sequence ATGTCTAGGGCCAGGATGACGGCGGCCGTGGTGCTGTCCCCGCGGCCGGGCGCGGCTCTCGGGAGTACCGCGCGTGCTCTGCTCACCGCTACCGCACCGGTGTGGCTACCGGCGGGGGCGCTGGCCGCCGTGTCGGCGCTGCTCGGATGGCTCCTGCCGACCGTGCTGACGGTTTCGCTGCTGCTGTTGCTGGCCAGTGTCCTCGTACACGAGGCGGGCCACGTCGCCGCCCTCCGTGTGCTCGCGCCCGCGACCCCCGCGGTGTTCCGCGTGGACGCCACCGGGGCGGGCGTGTGTCGGCCTCCCCTCGCTGACACCCGGCGTGAGGTCGCCGTGGTGCTGGCGGGTCCCCTCGCCCCCGCGGTGGTGTGGACGCTGGGAACGGCCCTCGGGGCGGCCGCGGGCGGTGTTCCGGCGGCCGCGGTGGTGTGGACCGGGATCGTCGCCCTCGGCCACCCGGTCTCGTTGCTGTTCCCGGTGGGCGACACCCGCACCCTGCTGCGCGCGCTCACCCGGTGA
- a CDS encoding ABC transporter ATP-binding protein, which translates to MEADLGQGPVLSAGGLTKRFGRRTVLDTVSFTVAEGEVHGLLGPNGSGKTTCLHLVTGLLAADAGAAVIAGVPVHDKVSRALLGMAPDDLPLPASLTGGEYLRFHDRMRGRDDARSARELAEAFGLAGELDRQIHEYSHGMKRKLQVVAATMHRPPLLVLDEPFRGLDPEAAVTLRRLVGSYADSGGAVLLATHDMLRAQRDCHRVTILHSGSIAAQGEPYQLRQDHGAATLEDVFLAATDREGEQARRADALTAVLREGDERH; encoded by the coding sequence ATGGAAGCTGACCTCGGACAGGGGCCCGTACTGAGCGCGGGCGGCCTCACCAAGCGGTTCGGGCGCCGCACGGTCCTCGACACGGTGTCATTCACCGTGGCGGAGGGAGAGGTCCACGGTCTGTTGGGTCCCAACGGCTCCGGGAAGACCACCTGCCTCCATCTCGTGACCGGACTGCTCGCCGCGGACGCGGGAGCGGCAGTGATCGCGGGGGTGCCGGTGCACGACAAGGTGTCGCGCGCCCTGCTCGGAATGGCCCCCGACGACCTGCCGCTCCCCGCCTCGCTCACCGGTGGCGAGTACCTGCGGTTCCACGACCGCATGCGGGGCCGGGACGACGCCCGGTCGGCACGGGAGCTGGCCGAGGCGTTCGGACTCGCCGGCGAGCTGGATCGCCAGATCCACGAGTACTCCCACGGGATGAAGCGCAAACTCCAGGTGGTGGCGGCCACCATGCACCGCCCCCCGCTGCTGGTACTGGACGAACCGTTCCGGGGCCTGGACCCGGAGGCCGCGGTGACCCTGCGCCGCCTCGTCGGCTCCTACGCCGACAGCGGCGGAGCCGTACTGCTGGCCACCCACGACATGCTGCGCGCCCAGCGGGACTGCCACCGGGTCACCATCCTGCACTCCGGCTCCATCGCGGCGCAGGGCGAGCCGTACCAGCTACGGCAGGACCACGGGGCGGCGACCCTCGAGGACGTGTTCCTGGCGGCCACCGACCGGGAGGGCGAGCAGGCGCGCCGCGCCGACGCCCTCACCGCGGTCTTGCGAGAAGGGGATGAGAGACATTGA
- a CDS encoding RNA polymerase sigma factor → MPHPPNGNDQGGHRAPAGAHDPAHPHELVVSLLPHMYRKAAVLVPRRHEDVVHDACLKLLTHAHRLTSHPAPRAYALRCVTTVAYDHLRAAPVRVVDEMPEVPVLPIREAEATWQAQWLLHRLPLRQAQSVFLVDLCGMELAAAARVLGVHWGTVARSRDRGLNLLYSVVTAGISKNPESVS, encoded by the coding sequence ATGCCCCACCCTCCGAACGGGAACGACCAGGGTGGTCACCGCGCACCAGCGGGCGCGCACGACCCGGCCCACCCCCACGAGCTGGTCGTCTCCCTCCTCCCCCACATGTACCGGAAGGCGGCGGTCCTGGTGCCACGCAGGCACGAGGACGTGGTGCACGACGCCTGCCTGAAACTCCTCACCCACGCGCACCGGCTCACGAGCCACCCCGCTCCTCGTGCCTACGCCTTGCGGTGCGTGACCACCGTCGCCTACGACCACCTGCGCGCGGCCCCCGTCAGGGTCGTGGACGAGATGCCCGAGGTCCCCGTACTACCCATCAGGGAAGCCGAGGCGACGTGGCAGGCCCAGTGGCTGTTGCACAGGCTCCCGCTGCGTCAGGCCCAGTCGGTGTTCCTCGTCGACCTCTGCGGGATGGAACTCGCGGCGGCGGCGCGGGTGCTGGGAGTCCACTGGGGAACGGTGGCCCGGTCGCGGGACCGGGGACTGAATCTGCTGTATTCCGTGGTCACGGCAGGAATTTCGAAAAATCCCGAGTCTGTGTCATAA
- a CDS encoding aggregation-promoting factor C-terminal-like domain-containing protein, protein MLLNRISLRVATAVGSAAVVAGATFAVSAFADAGGEPDQAVSAMTPDRAADTGKNFFADVDEPSQEELAEQRDKAEKKLDEASSAALASGAGATTEKEKEEEEEEETDEGDSGGSVPDGSPKEIAQSKLGDYGWGQDQFSCLDALWERESGWDPSAENPSSGAYGIPQALPGNKMASAGSDWKTNPATQIEWGLGYIDDRYESPCDAKSFSDSNGHY, encoded by the coding sequence TTGCTACTCAACCGGATCTCGCTGCGGGTCGCCACAGCGGTCGGCTCGGCAGCGGTGGTCGCCGGTGCCACGTTCGCGGTGTCCGCATTCGCGGACGCGGGCGGCGAACCGGACCAGGCCGTCTCGGCGATGACACCGGACCGCGCCGCCGACACCGGCAAGAACTTCTTCGCGGACGTCGACGAACCCTCCCAGGAGGAACTCGCCGAACAGCGCGACAAGGCCGAGAAGAAGCTGGATGAGGCCAGCAGCGCCGCTCTGGCCAGCGGCGCGGGGGCCACCACCGAGAAGGAGAAGGAAGAGGAGGAAGAGGAGGAGACCGACGAGGGGGACAGCGGCGGTTCCGTCCCCGACGGTTCCCCCAAGGAGATCGCGCAGTCCAAGCTCGGCGACTACGGGTGGGGACAGGACCAGTTCTCCTGCCTGGACGCGTTGTGGGAGCGGGAGAGCGGTTGGGATCCCTCGGCGGAGAACCCCAGCTCGGGCGCCTACGGCATCCCGCAGGCCCTGCCGGGCAACAAGATGGCCAGTGCGGGCTCCGACTGGAAGACCAACCCCGCCACCCAGATCGAGTGGGGACTGGGCTACATCGACGACCGCTACGAGTCCCCTTGCGACGCCAAGTCGTTCTCCGACAGCAACGGCCACTACTAG